A region from the Drosophila mauritiana strain mau12 chromosome 2L, ASM438214v1, whole genome shotgun sequence genome encodes:
- the LOC117150895 gene encoding rap guanine nucleotide exchange factor 2 isoform X2, translating into MDPYHHIRHHYPPTSIAGTGAVVGSSTTINRPELHQKCNRGSHSSDTSSAYSGSDTMASNYASSLEAEEIDLSGLVESVVDSDEEDLAESMDSLTVRDAVRDCLEKDPAERSEEDVEVLLEFTQGLKAFTNITLAVRRALCSVMVFAVVDKAGTVVMSDGEELDSWSVLINGAVEIEHANGSREELQMGDSFGILPTMDKLYHRGVMRTKCDDCQFVCITQTDYYRIQHQGEENIRRHEDENGFVVMVTELRSIGGAGTDSAGSGGSATGASASLNMKRGHVVIRGTPERLLQQLVEENSMTDPTYVEDFLLTHRIFIQNPQEVTSKLLHWFDLEQVDAHKTQELRDRVTRVVLLWVNNHFTDFEADYEMMEFLEVFEALLERKKLLSQLRLLHIACAAKARMRSCTLTRSSRDEPLNFRIVGGYELRGVAIATGNAAVGIYISHVEPGSKAQDVGLKRGDQIHEVNGQSLDHVTSKRALEILTGTTHLSISVKSNLLGFKEIMQALEHGGGTAGSGSISACSGSFKSVRSPRRICANDIAKLHGRSDSTTDELSSVSASNRAHMVRLSSVDMLLDQPDCAPPQTPPVSGSGNMASNFMQQLLQSVNNSSAKKSGGNSNSDQQDTKGGFMTLAPKRRLQKALAKMNLLNKQNHGSSLNDSSDTLLNDPKSKLSAVSSCSSSTQSSINGCTVSGSGRLYQSQSNPDLTSLNYDGGSDAGGNGGGRLQVNYLNAHIHRPSAASTLTTNSTQSHLLPDYPDHVLKVYKADQTCKYVLIYKETTAHEVVMLTLQEFGIHDPSSNFSLCEVSVGDGGMVKQRRLPDQLQNLAERISFAARYYLKLNDSTEPLVPDELALELVRESNVHFLHLNAYELAIQLTLQDFANFRQIESTEYVDELFELRSRYGVPMLSKFAELVNREMFWVVSEICAEHNIVRRMKIVKQFIKIARHCKECRNFNSMFAIVSGLGHGAVSRLRQTWEKLPSKYQRLFNDLQDLMDPSRNMSKYRQLVSAELLAQHPIIPFYPIVKKDLTFIHLGNDTRVDGLINFEKLRMLAKEVRLLTHMCSSPYDLLSILELKGQSPSNALFSLNQMSASQSNAAAGTVIAANAGQATIKRRKKSTAAPNPKKMFEEAQMVRRVKAYLNSLKILSDEDLLHKFSLECEPAHGSTYSGSISHGNTSHRSGGGGSISGGAGGSSGGGGGGSSSLNAGDQLSIYSHTSSSSAPNSSLSLRKRHPSSPTLSTTSSTSSTSDHQRRQMHNNGPKFGTASPQAVKKMLSLSESSKIRPHQPFVPRHGSTMAGVIPPLHHMHAAHGFSTPSPGGVVTSPATSAVANVQCTPSPSPCSHRRLASGGNIIPSRAIHERSHSDTPAPPPPLPSVDLSLESSSVTTFRDLPLRKSVTSGSISSCDSGYVHQQQHYHMQYQQQQQQSSSQHEPSPPVYTAADCRLLQQISNNAVTRNLNSPCQSTNTPPSTPTPPPNQPTATIQLSAPPTAAAYMHARSQHQQLQQQQQSLAMPPPPPPPYNVPPLGSIYSHHQGTAGSRHLNHMHGGPPNFMDSTKCTICPMPPMNQ; encoded by the exons ATGGATCCGTATCACCATATCAGACATCAT TATCCACCCACAAGCATAGCAGGCACAGGAGCGGTGGTGGGCAGCTCGACGACAATCAACCGGCCGGAACTGCACCAAAAATGCAACCGGGGCTCGCACTCCAGTGACACCAGTTCGGCGTACAGCGGCAGCGATACAATGGCCTCGAACTATGCCTCGTCGCTGGAGGCCGAGGAGATTGACCTCTCCGGCCTGGTGGAGTCCGTCGTGGACTCTGACGAGGAGGATCTAGCGGAGAGCATGGAT AGTCTAACCGTGCGCGATGCAGTGCGTGACTGTCTGGAAAAGGATCCGGCGGAGCGGAGCGAGGAGGATGTGGAAGTACTGCTTGAGTTCACGCAGGGTCTAAAAGCATTCACAAACATTACGCTGGCAGTGCGGCGAGCACTATGTTCCGTGATGGTATTCGCCGTGGTGGACAAGGCCGGCACCGTGGTCATGTCAGATGGGGAGGAACTGGACTCATGGTCGGTGCTCATAAACGGAGCCGTGGAGATCGAGCATGCGAATGGCAGCCGCGAAGAGCTGCAGATGGGAGACTCCTTCGGCATTCTTCCCACCATGGACAAGCTCTACCACCGCGGTGTGATGCGTACAAAGTGCGATGACTGCCAATTTGTGTGCATCACGCAAACGGACTACTACCGTATTCAGCATCAAGGCGAGGAGAACATCCGGCGACATGAGGACGAGAATGGTTTCGTTGTTATGGTCACAGAACTTCGGTCCATTGGCGGTGCCGGCACTGATTCTGCTGGCAGTGGCGGATCGGCGACAGGAGCTTCGGCTTCGCTAAACATGAAGCGTGGTCACGTAGTTATCCGAGGTACTCCAGAGCGTCTGCTACAGCAGCTGGTCGAGGAAAACTCAATGACCGATCCCACATACGTGGAGGACTTTTTGCTCACACACCGCATCTTTATTCAGAACCCACAAGAGGTGACCAGCAAGTTGCTGCATTGGTTTGACTTGGAGCAGGTGGATGCGCACAAGACGCAGGAACTGCGAGATCGCGTAACACGCGTTGTGCTCCTCTGGGTGAACAACCATTTCACCGATTTCGAGGCGGACTATGAGATGATGGAGTTTCTGGAAGTCTTTGAGGCACTGTTAGAGCGAAAAAAGCTGCTAAGCCAGCTGCGCCTGTTGCACATAGCCTGTGCCGCCAAAGCGCGGATGCGCAGCTGTACCCTCACTCGTTCGTCACGTGACGAGCCGCTCAACTTCCGCATCGTGGGCGGCTATGAGCTTCGGGGCGTCGCCATAGCCACCGGAAACGCAGCCGTGGGCATCTACATTTCGCACGTCGAGCCGGGATCCAAGGCCCAGGATGTGGGCCTTAAGCGCGGCGATCAGATTCACGAAGTAAATGGACAGTCGCTGGATCATGTGACTAGCAAGCGAGCCCTCGAGATACTCACAGGCACCACCCATTTGAGCATCAGCGTTAAGAGCAACTTGCTTGGCTTTAAGGAAATAATGCAGGCTCTTGAGCATGGCGGTGGAACCGCTGGATCCGGGAGCATTTCCGCGTGCAGTGGCAGTTTCAAGTCCGTGCGAAGTCCACGCCGTATTTGCGCCAATGATATTGCTAAGTTGCACGGTCGCTCCGACAGCACCACCGACGAATTGTCCAGCGTCAGCGCCTCAAATCGGGCGCACATGGTGCGCCTTAGTTCCGTCGATATGCTACTTGACCAGCCGGACTGCGCTCCACCGCAAACGCCGCCAGTTAGTGGGAGCGGCAACATGGCCTCCAATTTTATGCAGCAACTCCTGCAAAGCGTTAACAATAGTTCGGCCAAGAAGTCCGGTGGGAATTCAAATTCGGATCAGCAGGATACGAAGGGCGGTTTTATGACTCTGGCGCCAAAGCGACGGCTGCAGAAAGCGCTGGCAAAGATGAATTTGCTCAATAAGCAGAATCACGGCAGCAGCCTAAACGACTCTTCGGATACGCTGCTTAACGATCCCAAGTCAAAACTATCTGCAGTTAGCTCGTGCAGCAGTTCCACTCAGTCGTCTATCAATGGATGTACGGTCAGTGGGAGTGGCCGGCTCTACCAGTCGCAATCGAATCCGGATTTAACCAGCCTCAACTACGATGGAGGCAGCGATGCGGGTGGAAACGGTGGAGGAAGACTGCAAGTGAACTACCTAAACGCCCACATTCACCGGCCATCAGCGGCCAGTACTTTGACGACAAACTCGACGCAATCGCACCTTTTGCCCGATTACCCGGACCACGTGCTCAAGGTGTACAAGGCAGACCAGACATGCAAGTATGTGCTCATCTACAAGGAGACGACGGCCCACGAGGTCGTAATGCTGACGCTGCAGGAGTTTGGAATACACGACCCCAGCTCGAATTTCTCGCTATGCGAAGTGAGCGTAGGCGACGGGGGTATGGTAAAGCAGCGTCGGTTGCCCGATCAGCTGCAGAACCTGGCCGAACGAATAAGCTTTGCGGCGCGTTACTACCTCAAGTTAAATGATAGCACCGAGCCGCTGGTTCCAGACGAACTGGCCCTGGAGCTGGTACGCGAATCGAACGTGCACTTCCTGCACCTGAATGCATACGAGCTGGCCATCCAGCTCACTCTACAGGACTTTGCGAACTTTCGCCAGATTGAGTCCACCGAGTACGTGGACGAACTGTTCGAGTTGCGCTCACGCTACGGAGTGCCTATGCTGAGCAAGTTCGCCGAACTGGTCAATCGCGAAATGTTTTGGGTTGTGAGTGAGATTTGCGCCGAGCACAACATTGTGCGCCGCATGAAGATCGTCAAGCAGTTCATCAAGATAGCGCGCCACTGCAAGGAGTGCCGCAACTTTAACTCCATGTTTGCAATCGTCTCGGGGCTTGGACACGGAGCTGTTTCGCGACTGCGTCAGACGTGGGAGAAGCTGCCCTCCAAATACCAAAGGTTGTTCAACGACCTGCAGGACCTGATGGATCCCTCGCGCAACATGAGCAAGTATCGGCAACTAGTGTCCGCCGAACTGCTGGCCCAGCACCCCATCATCCCGTTCTATCCGATCGTCAAGAAGGATCTCACCTTTATTCACCTGGGCAATGATACGAGAGTGGACGGCCTAATCAACTTTGAGAAGCTGCGAATGCTGGCCAAGGAGGTACGCCTGCTCACGCACATGTGCAGCTCGCCATACGATCTGCTCTCGATCCTTGAGCTCAAGGGGCAGTCTCCATCCAACGCTCTCTTCTCGCTCAATCAGATGTCTGCATCGCAGAGCAATGCTGCCGCTGGCACAGTTATCGCCGCAAATGCCGGCCAGGCAACTATCAAGCGGCGCAAGAAGTCGACGGCGGCGCCAAATCCCAAGAAGATGTTCGAGGAGGCGCAGATGGTGCGGCGAGTGAAAGCATATCTTAACAGCCTCAAAATACTCAGTGACGAGGACCTTTTGCACAAATTCTCGCTGGAGTGCGAGCCGGCGCACGGATCCACATACTCGGGCAGCATCTCGCATGGAAATACCTCACACCGAAGCGGTGGTGGAGGCAGCATCAGTGGCGGTGCTGGTGGCAGTTCCGGTGGAGGCGGCGGGGGCAGTTCCAGCCTCAATGCCGGCGACCAACTGAGCATCTATTCGCATACCAGCTCCAGCTCGGCGCCGAACTCCTCACTCTCGCTGCGCAAGAGGCACCCAAGTTCACCTACCCTTTCGACTACCAGCTCAACGAGCTCCACCAGCGATCATCAAAGAAGACAGATGCATAACAACGGCCCAAAGTTCGGCACAGCCTCGCCACAGGCAGTTAAAAAGATGCTATCGCTGTCAGAGTCCTCCAAGATTCGGCCGCACCAGCCATTCGTGCCTCGTCACGGATCCACAATGGCCGGAGTGATTCCACCACTGCATCACATGCATGCGGCACATGGTTTCAGCACACCGTCGCCCGGAGGAGTGGTCACCTCACCGGCAACCAGTGCAGTGGCCAATGTCCAGTGTACGCCAAGTCCTAGTCCCTGCTCCCATCGACGACTGGCTTCTGGAG GCAACATTATTCCCTCTCGCGCAATCCACGAGCGGTCGCACTCGGACACCCCAGCTCCGCCGCCGCCTCTACCCTCGGTCGATCTCTCCCTGGAGAGCAGTAGTGTAACTACGTTTCGCGATTTACCATTGCGCAAATCCGTGACTTCCG GTTCCATATCGTCCTGCGACAGCGGCTACgtgcatcagcagcagcattacCACATGCagtaccagcagcagcaacagcagagcAGCTCGCAACACGAGCCATCCCCGCCGGTCTATACCGCAGCCGACTGCCGGCTGCTCCAGCAGATATCGAACAACGCGGTGACCCGCAACTTGAACAGTCCCTGTCAAAGCACAAACACACCACCCAGCACACCTACACCTCCACCGAACCAGCCCACAGCAACCATTCAGCTTTCTGCACCGCCGACGGCAGCAGCATACATGCACGCACGCAGCCAGCatcagcagctccagcagcagcagcaatctTTGGCCATGCCACCTCCGCCACCACCGCCGTACAATGTGCCCCCCCTGGGCAGTATCTACAGCCACCACCAGGGCACTGCTGGCAGCAGGCACCTGAACCACATGCATG GTGGCCCGCCAAATTTTATGGATAGCACCAAGTGTACCATATGTCCCATGCCACCCATGAATCAATAA
- the LOC117150895 gene encoding rap guanine nucleotide exchange factor 2 isoform X3, giving the protein MDPYHHIRHHYPPTSIAGTGAVVGSSTTINRPELHQKCNRGSHSSDTSSAYSGSDTMASNYASSLEAEEIDLSGLVESVVDSDEEDLAESMDSLTVRDAVRDCLEKDPAERSEEDVEVLLEFTQGLKAFTNITLAVRRALCSVMVFAVVDKAGTVVMSDGEELDSWSVLINGAVEIEHANGSREELQMGDSFGILPTMDKLYHRGVMRTKCDDCQFVCITQTDYYRIQHQGEENIRRHEDENGFVVMVTELRSIGGAGTDSAGSGGSATGASASLNMKRGHVVIRGTPERLLQQLVEENSMTDPTYVEDFLLTHRIFIQNPQEVTSKLLHWFDLEQVDAHKTQELRDRVTRVVLLWVNNHFTDFEADYEMMEFLEVFEALLERKKLLSQLRLLHIACAAKARMRSCTLTRSSRDEPLNFRIVGGYELRGVAIATGNAAVGIYISHVEPGSKAQDVGLKRGDQIHEVNGQSLDHVTSKRALEILTGTTHLSISVKSNLLGFKEIMQALEHGGGTAGSGSISACSGSFKSVRSPRRICANDIAKLHGRSDSTTDELSSVSASNRAHMVRLSSVDMLLDQPDCAPPQTPPVSGSGNMASNFMQQLLQSVNNSSAKKSGGNSNSDQQDTKGGFMTLAPKRRLQKALAKMNLLNKQNHGSSLNDSSDTLLNDPKSKLSAVSSCSSSTQSSINGCTVSGSGRLYQSQSNPDLTSLNYDGGSDAGGNGGGRLQVNYLNAHIHRPSAASTLTTNSTQSHLLPDYPDHVLKVYKADQTCKYVLIYKETTAHEVVMLTLQEFGIHDPSSNFSLCEVSVGDGGMVKQRRLPDQLQNLAERISFAARYYLKLNDSTEPLVPDELALELVRESNVHFLHLNAYELAIQLTLQDFANFRQIESTEYVDELFELRSRYGVPMLSKFAELVNREMFWVVSEICAEHNIVRRMKIVKQFIKIARHCKECRNFNSMFAIVSGLGHGAVSRLRQTWEKLPSKYQRLFNDLQDLMDPSRNMSKYRQLVSAELLAQHPIIPFYPIVKKDLTFIHLGNDTRVDGLINFEKLRMLAKEVRLLTHMCSSPYDLLSILELKGQSPSNALFSLNQMSASQSNAAAGTVIAANAGQATIKRRKKSTAAPNPKKMFEEAQMVRRVKAYLNSLKILSDEDLLHKFSLECEPAHGSTYSGSISHGNTSHRSGGGGSISGGAGGSSGGGGGGSSSLNAGDQLSIYSHTSSSSAPNSSLSLRKRHPSSPTLSTTSSTSSTSDHQRRQMHNNGPKFGTASPQAVKKMLSLSESSKIRPHQPFVPRHGSTMAGVIPPLHHMHAAHGFSTPSPGGVVTSPATSAVANVQCTPSPSPCSHRRLASGGNIIPSRAIHERSHSDTPAPPPPLPSVDLSLESSSVTTFRDLPLRKSVTSGGPPNFMDSTKCTICPMPPMNQ; this is encoded by the exons ATGGATCCGTATCACCATATCAGACATCAT TATCCACCCACAAGCATAGCAGGCACAGGAGCGGTGGTGGGCAGCTCGACGACAATCAACCGGCCGGAACTGCACCAAAAATGCAACCGGGGCTCGCACTCCAGTGACACCAGTTCGGCGTACAGCGGCAGCGATACAATGGCCTCGAACTATGCCTCGTCGCTGGAGGCCGAGGAGATTGACCTCTCCGGCCTGGTGGAGTCCGTCGTGGACTCTGACGAGGAGGATCTAGCGGAGAGCATGGAT AGTCTAACCGTGCGCGATGCAGTGCGTGACTGTCTGGAAAAGGATCCGGCGGAGCGGAGCGAGGAGGATGTGGAAGTACTGCTTGAGTTCACGCAGGGTCTAAAAGCATTCACAAACATTACGCTGGCAGTGCGGCGAGCACTATGTTCCGTGATGGTATTCGCCGTGGTGGACAAGGCCGGCACCGTGGTCATGTCAGATGGGGAGGAACTGGACTCATGGTCGGTGCTCATAAACGGAGCCGTGGAGATCGAGCATGCGAATGGCAGCCGCGAAGAGCTGCAGATGGGAGACTCCTTCGGCATTCTTCCCACCATGGACAAGCTCTACCACCGCGGTGTGATGCGTACAAAGTGCGATGACTGCCAATTTGTGTGCATCACGCAAACGGACTACTACCGTATTCAGCATCAAGGCGAGGAGAACATCCGGCGACATGAGGACGAGAATGGTTTCGTTGTTATGGTCACAGAACTTCGGTCCATTGGCGGTGCCGGCACTGATTCTGCTGGCAGTGGCGGATCGGCGACAGGAGCTTCGGCTTCGCTAAACATGAAGCGTGGTCACGTAGTTATCCGAGGTACTCCAGAGCGTCTGCTACAGCAGCTGGTCGAGGAAAACTCAATGACCGATCCCACATACGTGGAGGACTTTTTGCTCACACACCGCATCTTTATTCAGAACCCACAAGAGGTGACCAGCAAGTTGCTGCATTGGTTTGACTTGGAGCAGGTGGATGCGCACAAGACGCAGGAACTGCGAGATCGCGTAACACGCGTTGTGCTCCTCTGGGTGAACAACCATTTCACCGATTTCGAGGCGGACTATGAGATGATGGAGTTTCTGGAAGTCTTTGAGGCACTGTTAGAGCGAAAAAAGCTGCTAAGCCAGCTGCGCCTGTTGCACATAGCCTGTGCCGCCAAAGCGCGGATGCGCAGCTGTACCCTCACTCGTTCGTCACGTGACGAGCCGCTCAACTTCCGCATCGTGGGCGGCTATGAGCTTCGGGGCGTCGCCATAGCCACCGGAAACGCAGCCGTGGGCATCTACATTTCGCACGTCGAGCCGGGATCCAAGGCCCAGGATGTGGGCCTTAAGCGCGGCGATCAGATTCACGAAGTAAATGGACAGTCGCTGGATCATGTGACTAGCAAGCGAGCCCTCGAGATACTCACAGGCACCACCCATTTGAGCATCAGCGTTAAGAGCAACTTGCTTGGCTTTAAGGAAATAATGCAGGCTCTTGAGCATGGCGGTGGAACCGCTGGATCCGGGAGCATTTCCGCGTGCAGTGGCAGTTTCAAGTCCGTGCGAAGTCCACGCCGTATTTGCGCCAATGATATTGCTAAGTTGCACGGTCGCTCCGACAGCACCACCGACGAATTGTCCAGCGTCAGCGCCTCAAATCGGGCGCACATGGTGCGCCTTAGTTCCGTCGATATGCTACTTGACCAGCCGGACTGCGCTCCACCGCAAACGCCGCCAGTTAGTGGGAGCGGCAACATGGCCTCCAATTTTATGCAGCAACTCCTGCAAAGCGTTAACAATAGTTCGGCCAAGAAGTCCGGTGGGAATTCAAATTCGGATCAGCAGGATACGAAGGGCGGTTTTATGACTCTGGCGCCAAAGCGACGGCTGCAGAAAGCGCTGGCAAAGATGAATTTGCTCAATAAGCAGAATCACGGCAGCAGCCTAAACGACTCTTCGGATACGCTGCTTAACGATCCCAAGTCAAAACTATCTGCAGTTAGCTCGTGCAGCAGTTCCACTCAGTCGTCTATCAATGGATGTACGGTCAGTGGGAGTGGCCGGCTCTACCAGTCGCAATCGAATCCGGATTTAACCAGCCTCAACTACGATGGAGGCAGCGATGCGGGTGGAAACGGTGGAGGAAGACTGCAAGTGAACTACCTAAACGCCCACATTCACCGGCCATCAGCGGCCAGTACTTTGACGACAAACTCGACGCAATCGCACCTTTTGCCCGATTACCCGGACCACGTGCTCAAGGTGTACAAGGCAGACCAGACATGCAAGTATGTGCTCATCTACAAGGAGACGACGGCCCACGAGGTCGTAATGCTGACGCTGCAGGAGTTTGGAATACACGACCCCAGCTCGAATTTCTCGCTATGCGAAGTGAGCGTAGGCGACGGGGGTATGGTAAAGCAGCGTCGGTTGCCCGATCAGCTGCAGAACCTGGCCGAACGAATAAGCTTTGCGGCGCGTTACTACCTCAAGTTAAATGATAGCACCGAGCCGCTGGTTCCAGACGAACTGGCCCTGGAGCTGGTACGCGAATCGAACGTGCACTTCCTGCACCTGAATGCATACGAGCTGGCCATCCAGCTCACTCTACAGGACTTTGCGAACTTTCGCCAGATTGAGTCCACCGAGTACGTGGACGAACTGTTCGAGTTGCGCTCACGCTACGGAGTGCCTATGCTGAGCAAGTTCGCCGAACTGGTCAATCGCGAAATGTTTTGGGTTGTGAGTGAGATTTGCGCCGAGCACAACATTGTGCGCCGCATGAAGATCGTCAAGCAGTTCATCAAGATAGCGCGCCACTGCAAGGAGTGCCGCAACTTTAACTCCATGTTTGCAATCGTCTCGGGGCTTGGACACGGAGCTGTTTCGCGACTGCGTCAGACGTGGGAGAAGCTGCCCTCCAAATACCAAAGGTTGTTCAACGACCTGCAGGACCTGATGGATCCCTCGCGCAACATGAGCAAGTATCGGCAACTAGTGTCCGCCGAACTGCTGGCCCAGCACCCCATCATCCCGTTCTATCCGATCGTCAAGAAGGATCTCACCTTTATTCACCTGGGCAATGATACGAGAGTGGACGGCCTAATCAACTTTGAGAAGCTGCGAATGCTGGCCAAGGAGGTACGCCTGCTCACGCACATGTGCAGCTCGCCATACGATCTGCTCTCGATCCTTGAGCTCAAGGGGCAGTCTCCATCCAACGCTCTCTTCTCGCTCAATCAGATGTCTGCATCGCAGAGCAATGCTGCCGCTGGCACAGTTATCGCCGCAAATGCCGGCCAGGCAACTATCAAGCGGCGCAAGAAGTCGACGGCGGCGCCAAATCCCAAGAAGATGTTCGAGGAGGCGCAGATGGTGCGGCGAGTGAAAGCATATCTTAACAGCCTCAAAATACTCAGTGACGAGGACCTTTTGCACAAATTCTCGCTGGAGTGCGAGCCGGCGCACGGATCCACATACTCGGGCAGCATCTCGCATGGAAATACCTCACACCGAAGCGGTGGTGGAGGCAGCATCAGTGGCGGTGCTGGTGGCAGTTCCGGTGGAGGCGGCGGGGGCAGTTCCAGCCTCAATGCCGGCGACCAACTGAGCATCTATTCGCATACCAGCTCCAGCTCGGCGCCGAACTCCTCACTCTCGCTGCGCAAGAGGCACCCAAGTTCACCTACCCTTTCGACTACCAGCTCAACGAGCTCCACCAGCGATCATCAAAGAAGACAGATGCATAACAACGGCCCAAAGTTCGGCACAGCCTCGCCACAGGCAGTTAAAAAGATGCTATCGCTGTCAGAGTCCTCCAAGATTCGGCCGCACCAGCCATTCGTGCCTCGTCACGGATCCACAATGGCCGGAGTGATTCCACCACTGCATCACATGCATGCGGCACATGGTTTCAGCACACCGTCGCCCGGAGGAGTGGTCACCTCACCGGCAACCAGTGCAGTGGCCAATGTCCAGTGTACGCCAAGTCCTAGTCCCTGCTCCCATCGACGACTGGCTTCTGGAG GCAACATTATTCCCTCTCGCGCAATCCACGAGCGGTCGCACTCGGACACCCCAGCTCCGCCGCCGCCTCTACCCTCGGTCGATCTCTCCCTGGAGAGCAGTAGTGTAACTACGTTTCGCGATTTACCATTGCGCAAATCCGTGACTTCCG GTGGCCCGCCAAATTTTATGGATAGCACCAAGTGTACCATATGTCCCATGCCACCCATGAATCAATAA